Proteins from one Enterobacter bugandensis genomic window:
- the araD gene encoding L-ribulose-5-phosphate 4-epimerase — protein sequence MLDQLKTEVLAANLALPAHQLVTFTWGNVSAIDRESGMMVIKPSGVEYDVMTAEDMVVVNIATGLVVEGSKKPSSDTPTHLALYRRYPEIGGIVHTHSRHATIWSQAGQDLPAWGTTHADYFYGAIPCTRLMTTAEIAGEYEYQTGEVIIKTFEERDLSPMQVPAVLVHSHGPFAWGKDAADAVHNAVVLEECAYMGLFSRQLAPQLPAMQQALLDKHYLRKHGANAYYGQ from the coding sequence ATGTTAGATCAACTCAAAACCGAGGTACTGGCGGCAAACCTGGCGCTGCCAGCCCACCAGCTGGTGACCTTTACCTGGGGCAACGTCAGCGCAATAGATCGCGAAAGCGGTATGATGGTCATCAAGCCGTCCGGCGTGGAGTACGACGTGATGACGGCGGAGGATATGGTGGTGGTGAACATTGCCACCGGCCTGGTGGTCGAAGGCAGTAAAAAACCCTCCTCTGACACACCAACCCATCTGGCACTGTATCGCCGTTATCCGGAGATTGGCGGCATCGTACATACCCATTCCCGCCACGCCACCATCTGGTCGCAGGCGGGACAGGATTTACCCGCCTGGGGCACGACACACGCAGACTATTTCTACGGAGCGATCCCCTGCACGCGGCTGATGACCACGGCAGAAATTGCCGGGGAATACGAATACCAGACGGGCGAAGTGATCATTAAAACCTTCGAGGAGCGCGATCTCAGCCCAATGCAGGTCCCGGCGGTACTGGTTCATTCCCACGGCCCGTTCGCCTGGGGCAAAGACGCTGCCGATGCGGTCCACAATGCCGTCGTGCTGGAAGAGTGCGCCTATATGGGCCTGTTCTCACGCCAGCTCGCACCACAGTTACCGGCTATGCAGCAGGCGCTGCTGGACAAGCATTATCTGCGCAAGCACGGGGCGAACGCCTATTACGGGCAGTAA
- a CDS encoding L-ribulose-5-phosphate 3-epimerase: protein MRQHPLGIYEKALPKDLSWPERLVLAKSCGFDFVEMSVDETDERLSRLEWSTTQRASLVEAMLETGVSIPSLCLSAHRRFPFGSRDETVRQRAREIMTKAIRLARDLGIRTIQLAGYDVYYEEHDEGTQQRFAEGLAWAVEQAAAAQVMLAVEIMDTAFMNSISKWKKWDSMLASPWFSVYPDVGNLSAWGNDVTAELTLGIDRIAAIHLKDTQPVTAQSPGQFRDVPFGDGCVDFVGVFNTLNKLNYRGAFLIEMWTEKAKEPVLEIIQARRWIEARMQEGGMTC from the coding sequence ATGCGTCAGCATCCGTTAGGTATTTATGAAAAAGCGCTGCCGAAAGATCTCTCCTGGCCGGAACGCCTGGTCCTGGCGAAGAGCTGCGGATTCGATTTCGTTGAGATGTCGGTTGATGAAACCGACGAGCGTTTATCGCGCCTTGAGTGGAGTACCACGCAGCGCGCCTCTCTGGTTGAAGCGATGCTGGAAACCGGGGTGTCTATCCCTTCTCTGTGCTTGTCTGCCCACCGTCGCTTCCCGTTCGGCAGCCGCGACGAAACGGTGCGCCAGCGCGCCCGTGAGATCATGACCAAAGCCATCAGGCTGGCACGTGACTTAGGTATTCGCACCATTCAGCTTGCGGGTTATGACGTCTATTACGAAGAGCACGATGAAGGTACTCAACAACGTTTTGCCGAAGGACTGGCATGGGCCGTTGAGCAGGCCGCCGCCGCACAGGTGATGCTGGCGGTCGAGATCATGGATACCGCATTTATGAATTCCATCAGCAAGTGGAAAAAGTGGGACAGCATGCTCGCCTCGCCGTGGTTCAGCGTTTACCCGGACGTTGGCAACCTGAGCGCGTGGGGTAACGACGTTACCGCCGAGCTGACGCTGGGCATTGACCGCATTGCGGCTATTCACCTGAAAGATACCCAACCCGTTACCGCGCAAAGCCCCGGACAGTTCCGCGATGTACCGTTTGGCGATGGCTGCGTCGATTTTGTCGGCGTATTTAACACGCTGAATAAGCTGAACTATCGCGGCGCGTTTCTGATTGAAATGTGGACCGAAAAAGCCAAAGAGCCGGTGCTGGAGATTATCCAGGCACGCCGCTGGATTGAAGCCCGTATGCAGGAAGGAGGCATGACATGTTAG
- the ulaD gene encoding 3-keto-L-gulonate-6-phosphate decarboxylase UlaD: MSRPLLQLALDHTSLQAAQRDVALLVDHVDIVEAGTLLCLTEGLSAVRALRKQCPEKIIVADWKVADAGETLAERAFGAGANWMTIICAAPLATVERGHEVALRCGGEIQIELFGNWTLDDARAWQRIGVKQAIYHRGRDAQASGQQWGETDLARMKALSDIGLQLSITGGITPADLPLFKQINVKAFIAGRALAGADNPPQVAQAFHSQIRDIWGA; encoded by the coding sequence ATGAGCCGACCATTACTGCAGCTGGCGCTCGATCACACCTCACTTCAGGCCGCGCAGCGCGATGTTGCCCTGCTTGTGGATCACGTCGATATCGTCGAAGCCGGTACCCTTTTATGTCTGACCGAAGGACTAAGCGCCGTCCGCGCGCTGCGCAAACAGTGCCCGGAGAAAATTATCGTGGCGGACTGGAAAGTGGCCGATGCCGGGGAGACGCTGGCAGAACGGGCGTTTGGCGCGGGCGCGAACTGGATGACCATTATCTGCGCCGCTCCGCTGGCCACCGTTGAGCGAGGCCACGAGGTGGCACTGCGCTGCGGAGGAGAAATCCAGATAGAGCTCTTTGGTAACTGGACGCTGGACGACGCGCGCGCATGGCAACGTATCGGCGTAAAACAGGCGATATACCACCGAGGAAGAGACGCGCAGGCCAGCGGTCAGCAGTGGGGTGAGACGGATCTCGCCAGAATGAAAGCCCTCTCGGATATCGGTTTACAGCTTTCGATTACCGGCGGCATCACGCCTGCCGATCTCCCCCTGTTTAAGCAAATCAACGTCAAAGCGTTTATCGCCGGGCGCGCGCTGGCGGGCGCGGATAATCCGCCACAGGTGGCACAGGCATTCCATTCGCAAATCCGCGATATCTGGGGAGCGTAA
- a CDS encoding FGGY-family carbohydrate kinase produces MSEKEPFWLGIDCGGTYLKAGLYNRQGKEVCIERRSVATLSPRAGYAERDMHQLWQHCHATVATLLKRSGVDGEQIKGVGISAQGKGLFLLDKQDRPLGNAMLSSDRRALEIVQRWQQDGIPEKLYPHTRQTLWTGHPASLLRWVKENEPQRFEKIGCVMMAHDYLRWCLTGTKACEESNISESNLYNMNTGQYDPQLTRWLGISEIDGALPPIVGSAEICGEITAQAAALTGLAAGTPVVGGLFDVVSTAICAGLHDEHTLNAVMGTWAVTSGIAHGIRDSEPFPYVYGRYVHPQQYIVHEASPTSSGNLEWLNAQWGDMSFDEINHAVAGLPKAGSDLIFLPFLYGSNAGLEMTSGFYGMQALHTRAHLLQAVYEGVVFSHMTHLNRMLERFTKVQALRVTGGPAHSDVWMQMLADVSGLTIQLPQVEETGCSGAALAALVGTGIYPDFHTAQRALKHDIRVIEPDMNAHAAYQRKYHRYQLLISALQGYHAQVKEHDL; encoded by the coding sequence ATGAGTGAAAAAGAGCCCTTCTGGCTGGGTATCGATTGTGGCGGTACTTATCTGAAAGCCGGGTTATACAACCGCCAGGGAAAGGAAGTGTGTATCGAACGTCGCTCGGTTGCCACGCTCAGCCCACGCGCAGGCTATGCGGAGCGGGATATGCACCAGCTCTGGCAGCACTGCCACGCTACCGTCGCCACGCTGCTCAAACGTTCAGGCGTAGACGGAGAGCAGATCAAAGGCGTCGGCATTTCTGCTCAGGGCAAAGGACTGTTTCTACTCGATAAGCAGGATCGGCCCCTGGGCAACGCCATGCTCTCTTCTGACCGCCGGGCGCTGGAGATTGTGCAACGCTGGCAGCAGGACGGCATTCCAGAAAAACTCTATCCGCATACGCGCCAGACGCTGTGGACCGGGCATCCGGCCTCGCTTCTGCGCTGGGTAAAAGAGAATGAGCCTCAGCGCTTCGAGAAAATTGGCTGCGTGATGATGGCGCACGATTATCTTCGCTGGTGCCTCACCGGCACCAAAGCCTGCGAAGAGAGCAACATTTCGGAGTCCAATCTCTACAATATGAATACCGGCCAGTACGACCCACAGCTCACACGCTGGCTCGGTATCAGCGAAATTGACGGCGCCCTGCCGCCGATTGTCGGTTCAGCAGAAATTTGCGGGGAAATCACCGCTCAGGCAGCCGCCCTGACCGGTCTCGCGGCGGGTACGCCCGTCGTTGGTGGACTGTTTGATGTGGTTTCCACCGCGATCTGCGCCGGGCTACACGACGAACACACGTTGAATGCCGTAATGGGCACCTGGGCCGTCACCAGCGGGATTGCGCATGGCATCCGCGACAGCGAGCCGTTCCCCTACGTCTATGGCCGCTACGTTCATCCGCAACAGTACATCGTTCACGAAGCCAGCCCGACTTCCTCCGGCAATCTTGAGTGGCTCAACGCCCAGTGGGGCGATATGTCATTCGATGAAATCAACCATGCCGTCGCCGGTCTGCCAAAAGCCGGAAGCGATCTGATTTTCCTGCCCTTCCTCTACGGCAGCAACGCTGGCCTGGAGATGACCAGCGGTTTCTACGGCATGCAGGCGCTACACACCCGCGCGCACCTGCTGCAGGCGGTTTACGAAGGCGTGGTATTCAGCCACATGACCCATCTTAACCGCATGCTTGAGCGCTTTACCAAGGTGCAGGCACTGCGCGTCACGGGTGGCCCGGCCCATTCGGACGTGTGGATGCAGATGCTTGCGGACGTCAGCGGTCTGACAATTCAATTACCCCAGGTAGAAGAGACTGGCTGTTCCGGTGCCGCGCTGGCCGCACTGGTCGGTACAGGCATCTATCCCGATTTCCACACGGCGCAACGCGCCCTTAAACATGACATCCGGGTGATTGAACCCGACATGAACGCCCATGCGGCCTATCAACGCAAATATCACCGCTATCAGTTACTGATTTCAGCATTACAGGGCTATCACGCCCAGGTTAAGGAGCACGACCTATGA
- a CDS encoding MFS transporter, translated as MNISTNALHADIPRQRWLRIIPPILIACIISYMDRVNIAFAMPGGMDEELGISATMAGLAGGIFFIGYLFLQVPGGKIAVHGSGKKFIGWSLVAWAVISVLTGIVTNQYQLLVLRFLLGVAEGGMLPVVLTMISNWFPDAERGRANAIVIMFVPIAGIITAPLSGWIITALDWRWLFIIEGLMSIVVLVLWAFTVYDRPQEARWISEAEKNYLVQTLAAEQQAIAGKEVKNASLSAVLSDKTMWQLIALNFFYQTGIYGYTLWLPTILKELTHTSIGQVGVLAILPYIGAIAGMFLFSTLSDRTGKRKLFVSLPLIGFALCMFLSVALKADTWLAYAALVGCGFFLQSAAGVFWTIPARLFSAEMAGGARGVINALGNLGGFCGPYAVGVLITLYSKDAGVYCLAISLALAALLALLLPAKCDAGAEPNPTVNPHKRAA; from the coding sequence ATGAATATTTCAACGAATGCTCTACATGCGGATATTCCGCGCCAGCGCTGGCTAAGAATCATTCCACCTATTCTTATCGCCTGCATTATTTCTTACATGGACCGCGTAAATATCGCCTTTGCGATGCCCGGAGGTATGGATGAAGAACTGGGTATTTCCGCCACCATGGCAGGCCTGGCAGGCGGGATCTTCTTTATCGGCTATCTGTTCCTGCAGGTTCCGGGCGGCAAGATTGCTGTTCATGGTAGCGGCAAGAAGTTTATCGGTTGGTCCCTGGTCGCCTGGGCAGTCATCTCAGTCCTGACCGGTATTGTCACTAACCAGTATCAGTTGCTGGTGCTGCGCTTCTTACTCGGCGTGGCGGAAGGCGGGATGCTGCCCGTTGTGTTAACGATGATAAGCAACTGGTTCCCGGATGCCGAACGTGGCCGCGCCAACGCGATTGTGATCATGTTCGTGCCGATTGCCGGGATCATCACCGCGCCACTTTCTGGCTGGATTATTACCGCGCTCGACTGGCGCTGGCTTTTTATCATTGAAGGTTTGATGTCCATAGTGGTGCTGGTGCTGTGGGCGTTCACCGTTTACGACCGTCCGCAGGAAGCCCGCTGGATCTCAGAGGCCGAGAAAAACTATCTGGTGCAAACGCTGGCCGCTGAACAGCAGGCCATCGCCGGAAAAGAGGTGAAAAATGCCTCATTGAGCGCCGTGCTTTCCGATAAAACCATGTGGCAATTAATCGCCCTGAACTTCTTCTACCAGACCGGGATTTACGGTTATACCCTTTGGCTGCCCACCATCCTGAAAGAGCTGACGCACACCAGCATCGGCCAGGTCGGGGTGCTCGCCATTCTGCCTTACATCGGTGCCATTGCGGGGATGTTCCTGTTCTCTACGCTTTCTGACCGCACCGGCAAGCGCAAGCTGTTTGTCTCCCTGCCGCTGATTGGCTTCGCACTTTGCATGTTCCTCTCCGTGGCGCTGAAGGCAGACACCTGGCTGGCCTATGCCGCGTTGGTCGGCTGCGGATTCTTCCTGCAGTCCGCCGCTGGGGTGTTCTGGACGATTCCTGCACGTCTGTTTAGCGCCGAAATGGCAGGCGGTGCGCGCGGTGTGATCAATGCGCTTGGTAACCTCGGCGGATTCTGCGGCCCTTATGCGGTAGGCGTACTGATAACGCTGTACAGCAAAGACGCGGGAGTTTACTGCCTGGCGATTTCTCTGGCACTGGCTGCGCTGCTGGCATTGCTGTTGCCAGCGAAATGTGATGCCGGAGCAGAACCCAATCCCACGGTGAATCCGCATAAACGTGCGGCCTGA
- a CDS encoding DUF4862 family protein, translated as MTNTGFIIGAYPCAPSFHQKGEQEEQSFWRELSDTPYIRGLEQPCLENLHPFGDEWLFRHTPDEWQIVVTAVMETMRRRGTNGAFGLASADEEQRKACVEFYRHLLQKIDAVNVRFPGKVIALEMQAAPQAGNASVEQATEAFSRSIREIVSWNWSCDLVLEHCDAMTGPAPRKGFLPLEQVLEVVNGTDISVCINWARSAIEGRNSTVPLEHVQAACKAGKLGALMFSGTTTRGEYGEWQDLHAPFSSFCADSLMTTEQATSLFTAASAATLKFSGIKLLEINANADVSHRIAILRDGISAMKKATQ; from the coding sequence ATGACCAACACCGGTTTTATTATTGGTGCGTACCCCTGCGCACCCTCGTTTCACCAGAAAGGGGAACAAGAAGAACAATCCTTCTGGCGGGAACTTTCCGACACACCGTACATACGCGGGCTGGAACAACCTTGCCTGGAAAACCTTCATCCTTTCGGTGACGAGTGGCTGTTCCGTCATACGCCGGACGAGTGGCAAATCGTGGTCACGGCGGTGATGGAAACCATGCGCCGTCGTGGCACGAACGGCGCATTTGGTCTGGCATCAGCAGACGAAGAACAACGTAAAGCATGCGTTGAATTTTACCGGCATCTGCTCCAGAAAATTGACGCTGTAAATGTGCGTTTTCCGGGAAAAGTCATAGCCCTGGAGATGCAGGCGGCGCCGCAGGCCGGGAATGCATCCGTCGAACAGGCCACCGAGGCATTCTCCCGCTCAATCCGCGAAATTGTGAGCTGGAACTGGTCCTGCGATCTGGTGCTGGAACACTGCGATGCCATGACCGGACCTGCACCGCGTAAAGGTTTTTTACCCTTAGAACAGGTGCTGGAGGTGGTAAACGGAACCGACATCAGCGTCTGCATCAACTGGGCACGGTCGGCCATTGAAGGCCGTAATTCCACCGTTCCGCTTGAACACGTTCAGGCCGCATGTAAAGCCGGAAAATTGGGCGCGCTGATGTTCTCTGGCACCACCACACGCGGCGAATATGGCGAGTGGCAGGATCTGCACGCGCCGTTTTCTTCGTTCTGTGCCGACAGTTTAATGACGACTGAACAGGCTACATCACTCTTTACTGCGGCGAGCGCCGCAACATTGAAATTCTCCGGTATTAAATTACTGGAAATAAATGCTAATGCTGATGTCAGCCATCGCATCGCCATTTTGCGTGACGGTATTAGCGCTATGAAAAAAGCGACACAATAA
- a CDS encoding YhcH/YjgK/YiaL family protein, producing MIFGHISQPNPCRLPLAIEKALHFLRTTDFTTLEPGVVEIEGRTIFAQVLDLTTKEQHENRPEVHRRYLDIQFLAWGEEKIGIAIDTGNNKISESLLEQRDIIFYHDSENESFIEMVPGSYAIFFPQDVHRPACIKNKETVIRKIVVKVAVSELL from the coding sequence ATGATATTCGGACATATTTCGCAGCCCAATCCGTGTCGCCTGCCGCTGGCGATTGAAAAAGCGCTTCATTTTCTGCGCACCACGGATTTCACCACCCTGGAGCCAGGCGTGGTGGAAATTGAAGGCCGCACTATTTTTGCCCAGGTGCTCGACCTCACCACAAAGGAACAACACGAAAACCGTCCTGAAGTGCACCGCCGCTATCTGGATATTCAGTTTCTGGCCTGGGGTGAAGAGAAAATCGGTATCGCTATTGATACCGGCAATAACAAAATAAGCGAATCATTACTGGAACAGCGAGATATTATTTTTTATCACGACAGCGAAAATGAGTCGTTTATAGAAATGGTACCTGGCAGTTATGCCATATTTTTCCCGCAGGATGTTCATCGTCCTGCCTGTATTAAAAACAAGGAAACGGTAATTCGTAAAATTGTGGTGAAAGTGGCAGTTAGCGAATTATTGTAA